The following proteins are co-located in the Vibrio azureus genome:
- a CDS encoding serine hydrolase, translated as MTKNTLLRATLMTSVALSATFAQPALSSPSVVPDAPQIAAKGFVLMDYNSGKVLAEKEMNTKLSPASLTKMMTSYVIGQELARGNISEDDDVTISQNAWAKNFPDSSKMFIEVGTTVKVKDLNRGIIIQSGNDACVAMAEHIAGSEDAFVDLMNAWANTIGMENTHFANVHGLDNPNLYSTPYDMALLGKALIRDVPDEYRIYSDKKFTYNGITQYNRNGLLWDKSMNVDGIKTGHTSNAGYSLVSSATEGKMRLVAVVMGTKDANARKSESKKLLSYGFRFFETVAPHKAGETFVEEKIWKGNKDTVALGLDQDTFVTLPRGEAKNLEASFILEKELEAPISKGDVVGKLYYQVDGKDIAEYPLLALETVEEGSLFSRMWDYIVLLFKSFF; from the coding sequence ATGACTAAAAATACTCTTTTGAGAGCGACTCTCATGACTTCGGTTGCCCTTTCTGCAACCTTCGCTCAACCTGCTCTTTCTTCACCAAGCGTTGTTCCAGATGCCCCTCAAATTGCGGCAAAAGGCTTCGTGTTAATGGATTACAACTCTGGTAAAGTCCTAGCTGAAAAAGAGATGAACACTAAGTTATCTCCAGCTAGCCTCACTAAAATGATGACCAGCTACGTCATCGGCCAAGAGCTTGCACGTGGCAATATTTCAGAAGATGATGACGTCACCATCAGTCAAAATGCTTGGGCAAAAAACTTCCCAGACTCTTCAAAAATGTTTATTGAAGTTGGCACAACGGTAAAAGTAAAAGATCTTAACCGTGGCATCATCATTCAGTCAGGTAACGATGCCTGTGTCGCTATGGCTGAACACATCGCGGGCTCTGAAGATGCATTTGTTGATTTGATGAATGCTTGGGCGAACACCATTGGCATGGAAAACACCCACTTTGCTAATGTTCATGGCCTAGATAACCCGAACCTTTACTCAACACCTTACGATATGGCGCTGCTTGGCAAAGCCTTAATTCGTGATGTGCCTGACGAGTATCGTATCTATTCCGATAAAAAGTTCACCTACAACGGCATTACCCAATACAACCGTAACGGTCTTCTTTGGGATAAAAGCATGAACGTTGACGGGATCAAAACCGGTCACACAAGCAATGCAGGCTATAGCCTAGTCAGCTCTGCTACCGAAGGAAAAATGCGTCTTGTTGCTGTCGTAATGGGAACAAAAGATGCGAATGCGCGTAAGTCAGAAAGTAAAAAGCTATTGAGCTATGGCTTCCGCTTCTTTGAAACGGTTGCGCCACATAAAGCCGGCGAAACCTTCGTAGAAGAAAAAATCTGGAAAGGTAACAAAGACACTGTAGCATTAGGTCTTGACCAAGATACTTTTGTCACCTTGCCACGAGGCGAAGCGAAGAACTTAGAGGCAAGCTTTATTCTTGAAAAAGAACTCGAAGCACCGATCAGTAAGGGTGATGTTGTTGGTAAGCTATACTATCAAGTAGACGGCAAAGATATTGCAGAGTACCCTCTTTTAGCTCTTGAAACGGTCGAAGAAGGCAGCTTGTTCAGCCGTATGTGGGATTACATCGTGTTGTTGTTTAAGAGCTTCTTTTAA
- a CDS encoding septal ring lytic transglycosylase RlpA family protein, giving the protein MQKQSLYSLIFCTLILAGCSTPNKKEPQGRYELENDVAPTNPLSVEHIEDAHPQYEPYSLGGNRDYHLRGQDYKIIQDVAGFKQTGRASWYGKKFQGHLTSNGEIYDMYSMTAAHKTLPLPSFVKVTNTDNGKSTIVRVNDRGPFHPGRIIDLSYAAASKIDVIKTGTANVEIEVITVERPTDEAALEAHPKYVVQVASSTDKERTRTLAEKIGQQLSTDAFLESTSTKHRLMLGPFNDYSLTQSILDKVKSLGYSTAFIKKHKLDK; this is encoded by the coding sequence ATGCAAAAACAATCATTATATTCATTAATTTTTTGTACGCTGATTTTAGCCGGGTGTTCGACACCTAATAAAAAAGAGCCACAAGGGCGATATGAACTTGAAAATGATGTCGCTCCAACAAACCCTCTATCTGTCGAGCATATTGAAGATGCGCATCCTCAATATGAACCTTATAGCCTAGGTGGAAATCGTGACTACCACCTCCGTGGCCAAGATTATAAAATCATCCAAGATGTGGCAGGGTTCAAACAAACTGGGCGAGCCTCTTGGTATGGCAAAAAGTTTCAGGGTCATCTCACCTCAAATGGTGAAATTTACGACATGTACTCCATGACAGCGGCTCACAAAACTCTTCCACTGCCAAGCTTCGTCAAAGTCACCAACACAGATAATGGCAAATCAACCATTGTCCGTGTTAACGACCGTGGCCCGTTTCATCCAGGACGCATCATTGATCTCAGCTATGCCGCCGCCTCTAAGATAGATGTAATCAAAACGGGCACTGCCAATGTCGAAATTGAAGTGATCACAGTTGAAAGGCCGACAGATGAAGCCGCGCTAGAAGCTCACCCTAAGTATGTAGTACAAGTTGCGTCTTCAACGGACAAAGAACGCACTCGAACTTTAGCGGAAAAAATTGGTCAACAATTATCAACAGATGCGTTCTTAGAAAGCACAAGTACAAAACATCGTTTAATGTTGGGGCCATTTAATGACTATTCTTTAACTCAATCAATATTGGACAAAGTCAAGTCACTTGGTTACTCAACAGCGTTTATAAAAAAACACAAACTTGACAAATAA
- the rodA gene encoding rod shape-determining protein RodA — MKMDPSTGKNRSLFERFHIDLPLLLGILALMGFGLVIMYSASGQNLAMMDRQAARMGLSLLVMIVLAQLSPRSYEGVAPLMFIAGIVLLLGVLFFGEASKGAQRWLNLGFVRFQPSELLKLAVPLMVARYIGRQPLPPTFRTLIVALILVCLPTILIAKQPDLGTSILIAASGIFVIFLAGISWKIIIAAALALGGFIPILWFFLMREYQKVRVRTLFNPESDPLGAGYHIIQSKIAIGSGGISGKGWLQGTQSQLEFLPERHTDFIFAVIAEEWGMIGFLGLLSIYLFIIGRGLYLASQAQTAFGRMMAGSIVLSFFVYIFVNIGMVSGILPVVGVPLPLISYGGTSMVTLMAGFGILMSIHTHRKAFSKAT; from the coding sequence ATGAAAATGGACCCATCAACGGGTAAAAACCGCTCGCTCTTTGAACGCTTTCATATTGATTTGCCACTTCTACTTGGCATCCTAGCTTTAATGGGGTTTGGTCTTGTCATCATGTACAGTGCAAGTGGCCAGAACCTTGCAATGATGGATAGACAGGCTGCACGTATGGGGCTATCACTTTTAGTCATGATTGTGCTGGCCCAACTGTCTCCAAGAAGCTATGAAGGTGTGGCTCCCTTGATGTTCATCGCTGGTATCGTCTTACTTCTTGGCGTTCTCTTTTTTGGAGAAGCCTCGAAAGGCGCACAGCGGTGGCTAAATTTAGGTTTTGTCCGATTCCAACCTTCAGAGCTGCTTAAGTTAGCCGTCCCTTTAATGGTAGCCAGATACATCGGCCGTCAACCTCTTCCGCCAACTTTTAGAACCTTAATTGTGGCACTTATCCTTGTCTGTTTGCCGACAATTCTTATTGCGAAGCAGCCTGATTTAGGTACTTCTATCCTGATCGCTGCCTCCGGTATCTTTGTTATTTTCTTAGCCGGCATCAGTTGGAAAATTATCATTGCAGCAGCGTTAGCATTGGGTGGCTTTATCCCAATCTTATGGTTCTTCTTAATGCGAGAATACCAAAAGGTTCGCGTTCGAACGTTATTTAATCCTGAGTCCGATCCTCTTGGAGCTGGCTACCATATTATTCAGAGTAAAATTGCGATTGGCTCTGGAGGAATATCTGGAAAAGGTTGGTTGCAAGGCACTCAATCACAGCTAGAATTTCTCCCAGAACGACACACTGATTTTATCTTTGCTGTGATTGCAGAAGAATGGGGAATGATTGGCTTTCTCGGGCTTCTGAGTATTTATTTATTCATTATTGGCCGAGGCCTTTACCTCGCAAGCCAAGCACAAACGGCGTTTGGCCGAATGATGGCAGGTAGTATTGTATTAAGCTTCTTTGTTTATATTTTTGTAAATATTGGTATGGTAAGTGGTATCCTACCCGTCGTTGGCGTTCCTTTACCGCTGATCAGCTACGGAGGTACCTCAATGGTTACTCTTATGGCAGGGTTTGGCATTCTCATGTCAATTCATACGCACCGCAAGGCATTCTCTAAGGCGACCTAG
- the mrdA gene encoding penicillin-binding protein 2 produces MIRKRRSQIRDYQAEARLFSRRAIVAFLAIVIALGLLVANMYHIQINQFDDYKTRSNDNRIKVVPIAPNRGLIYDRNGVLLAENRPVFNLELTPEKVEDMDETIQELQALLDITPEQIERFHRERKRTRRFKSVPLLTQLNEDQVATFSVNQYRFPGAEINATLKRYYPYSDVLTHVIGYVSRINDRDLQRLIREDKDANYKATRDIGKLGIEKYYEDLLHGTAGYQEVEVNSRGRVIRVLKYVPPVAGKDIVLNLDIKLQLYLHELLDGRRGSAVVLDPKDNGVLAMVSSPSYDPNAFVHGISGKAYSKLLNDKNRPLVNRTTLGIYPPASTIKPFMAVAALQEGVVTPNTTRNDPGYWRIPNSDTRPFRDWLRWGHGKVDIVKSIEESVDTFFYQIAYDMGIDRISNWMKMFGFGDYTGIDIYEESMANMPTRDWKMARHKTPWYKGDTIPVGIGQGYWTATPMQIAKATSVLINQGAVTAPHLLKATINNGEKFEQQTSSEYVTYPPIENVHEQYWQLAKEGMRLVNHGTKGTARRAFTDSPYQTGGKSGTAQVFGLGEDEEYKADEVAEHLRDHALYTGFAPFDDPELIVTVVLENAGGGSSNGAPVVRKIFDHVLLGDQSDAVTTEPKDEQQEVTQE; encoded by the coding sequence ATGATTCGTAAACGCCGCAGTCAAATTCGAGATTACCAAGCCGAAGCACGCCTGTTTTCCAGACGTGCTATCGTTGCCTTTTTAGCGATTGTCATTGCATTAGGCCTATTGGTTGCCAATATGTACCACATTCAAATCAACCAATTTGATGACTACAAAACCCGATCAAATGACAACCGCATCAAAGTGGTTCCCATCGCTCCCAACCGTGGCCTGATATACGACCGTAATGGTGTGCTACTGGCAGAGAATCGCCCAGTTTTCAACTTAGAGCTGACTCCAGAGAAGGTTGAAGATATGGATGAAACCATTCAGGAACTGCAGGCGCTTCTTGATATTACTCCAGAGCAAATCGAACGTTTTCACCGTGAGCGTAAACGGACAAGACGTTTTAAATCGGTGCCCCTTCTAACTCAACTCAATGAAGATCAAGTTGCTACTTTCTCAGTAAACCAATACCGTTTTCCAGGAGCTGAAATCAACGCCACACTGAAACGCTATTATCCATACAGTGACGTTCTCACCCACGTTATTGGTTATGTGTCACGTATTAACGACCGAGATCTACAACGTTTAATTAGAGAAGACAAAGATGCCAACTATAAAGCCACCCGTGATATTGGCAAATTGGGCATTGAAAAATACTACGAAGATCTTTTACATGGCACCGCTGGTTATCAAGAAGTTGAAGTAAACAGCCGTGGGCGTGTCATCCGCGTACTCAAATATGTCCCTCCTGTTGCTGGAAAAGACATTGTTTTAAACCTCGATATCAAGTTGCAATTGTACCTGCATGAATTGCTCGATGGACGCCGTGGCAGTGCGGTAGTGCTGGACCCGAAAGATAATGGTGTGCTCGCCATGGTGTCTAGCCCAAGCTATGATCCCAACGCTTTTGTACACGGCATTTCAGGCAAAGCTTACAGTAAACTGCTGAATGATAAAAATCGCCCTCTCGTCAATCGAACCACATTAGGCATTTATCCACCCGCTTCGACCATTAAACCTTTTATGGCCGTCGCTGCTTTACAAGAAGGGGTTGTCACCCCAAACACAACCCGTAATGATCCAGGCTACTGGCGGATCCCAAACTCGGATACACGCCCATTCAGAGACTGGCTTCGTTGGGGACATGGTAAAGTCGACATCGTTAAATCTATCGAAGAGTCCGTCGATACTTTTTTCTACCAAATTGCCTATGATATGGGCATAGATCGCATTTCTAATTGGATGAAAATGTTCGGCTTTGGCGATTACACGGGCATTGATATTTATGAAGAAAGTATGGCCAACATGCCAACCCGAGACTGGAAAATGGCACGCCACAAAACACCTTGGTATAAAGGCGATACTATCCCGGTAGGTATTGGCCAAGGTTATTGGACTGCTACTCCGATGCAAATAGCTAAAGCGACATCGGTCTTGATCAATCAAGGCGCCGTCACCGCACCGCACTTACTTAAAGCCACCATCAACAATGGTGAGAAGTTTGAACAGCAAACGTCGTCTGAGTATGTCACCTATCCACCCATTGAAAATGTCCATGAGCAGTACTGGCAACTCGCTAAAGAAGGCATGCGCTTAGTAAACCATGGAACAAAAGGTACCGCACGACGAGCTTTCACTGATAGCCCTTACCAAACTGGAGGTAAATCGGGCACCGCACAAGTTTTTGGTTTAGGTGAAGATGAAGAGTACAAGGCAGACGAAGTCGCTGAGCATTTACGTGACCACGCTCTTTACACTGGCTTTGCCCCCTTCGATGATCCAGAACTGATTGTCACGGTCGTGCTTGAAAACGCGGGTGGCGGTTCCAGTAACGGCGCTCCCGTCGTGAGGAAGATTTTCGACCACGTTCTCCTTGGCGACCAATCAGATGCAGTCACAACAGAACCAAAAGATGAGCAACAAGAGGTAACACAAGAATGA
- the rlmH gene encoding 23S rRNA (pseudouridine(1915)-N(3))-methyltransferase RlmH has product MKIQLIAVGTKMPKWVEEGFQEYRRRFPHDMPLELIEITAGKRGKNADIARILQKEGEAMLAAVPKGNRIVTLDIPGKKWDTPQLAEQLESWKLDARDVSILIGGPEGLAPACKAAADQSWSLSALTLPHPLVRIVMAESLYRAWSITANHPYHRE; this is encoded by the coding sequence TTGAAGATTCAATTAATTGCTGTCGGAACAAAAATGCCTAAATGGGTCGAAGAAGGATTCCAAGAATACCGTCGTCGCTTCCCTCATGACATGCCACTGGAACTGATTGAAATAACAGCTGGAAAACGAGGAAAGAATGCTGACATTGCCCGTATTTTGCAAAAAGAAGGCGAGGCTATGTTAGCAGCGGTACCAAAAGGTAACCGCATCGTTACCCTAGATATTCCTGGTAAGAAGTGGGACACCCCGCAGCTTGCTGAACAGCTCGAATCTTGGAAACTAGACGCTAGGGATGTCTCCATCTTGATCGGTGGTCCTGAAGGGCTTGCCCCTGCTTGTAAAGCTGCAGCCGATCAAAGCTGGTCGCTCTCAGCTCTCACACTACCCCATCCACTGGTGCGTATTGTTATGGCAGAAAGTTTATACCGAGCGTGGAGCATTACCGCTAACCACCCTTACCACCGCGAGTAA
- the rsfS gene encoding ribosome silencing factor produces the protein MLREELKDFLADKADDMKAEKITVLNVEGKSSITDYMIICTGTSKRHVSSIADHVASEVKKAGLEPLGMEGENEGEWVVLDMGDAMLHVMQEEHRSLYQLEKLWG, from the coding sequence GTGCTTCGCGAAGAACTAAAAGATTTTTTGGCTGATAAAGCCGATGACATGAAAGCTGAAAAAATTACTGTGCTGAATGTAGAAGGCAAGTCCAGCATCACCGATTATATGATCATTTGTACTGGTACTTCTAAACGCCACGTTTCATCTATTGCCGACCATGTGGCTTCTGAAGTCAAAAAAGCTGGGCTAGAACCGCTGGGTATGGAAGGCGAAAATGAAGGTGAATGGGTTGTGCTTGATATGGGTGATGCCATGCTACATGTGATGCAAGAAGAACACCGCTCTCTCTATCAACTAGAAAAACTCTGGGGTTAA
- the holA gene encoding DNA polymerase III subunit delta — protein MRIFADKLADHLTKHVKQVYLIFGNEPLLIQESREAIQAMARQQGFEERHRFVVDASLDWNQVHDCFHALSLFSSRQLIELELPESGVNATVSKELVSLYEMLHDDIMLVLIGSKLTKAQENAKWFKTLSNKGDWVSCLTPDLQRLPMFVQARCRTLGLKADQQSLQMLAQWHEGNLFALSQSLEKLALLYPDGELTVVRLEEALSRNNHFTTFHWIDALLAGKANRAQRILRQLEAEGVESIILIRSIQKELSQLLNMHQDLTQMSMSQLFEKHRVWQNKRPLYNAALTRLSQQRIYALLSLLTQAEIQAKTQYEQSVWPTIHQLSLESCSPEIKLGR, from the coding sequence ATGCGAATTTTTGCAGATAAGCTGGCAGATCATCTCACCAAACACGTTAAGCAGGTTTACCTGATCTTTGGTAACGAGCCTCTACTCATTCAAGAAAGCCGTGAGGCGATTCAAGCCATGGCTCGCCAACAAGGTTTTGAAGAGAGACACCGTTTTGTCGTTGATGCCAGCTTAGATTGGAACCAAGTTCATGATTGTTTTCACGCTCTAAGCCTTTTCTCAAGCCGCCAGTTGATCGAGCTAGAATTACCCGAAAGTGGGGTCAATGCAACGGTGAGTAAAGAGCTAGTTTCCTTATATGAAATGCTACATGATGACATCATGTTAGTGCTCATTGGCAGTAAGCTGACCAAAGCACAAGAAAATGCGAAATGGTTCAAAACGCTGAGCAATAAAGGAGATTGGGTGAGTTGCCTTACACCGGATCTTCAGCGCTTACCCATGTTTGTTCAAGCACGTTGCAGAACATTAGGCTTAAAGGCTGATCAACAATCGTTACAAATGCTGGCACAATGGCATGAAGGCAACTTATTCGCTTTGTCACAGAGCTTAGAAAAGCTTGCTCTACTCTACCCTGATGGCGAGCTGACCGTTGTACGACTCGAAGAAGCCCTTAGTCGAAATAATCATTTCACCACTTTCCATTGGATCGATGCGCTGTTAGCAGGAAAGGCCAATCGAGCACAGCGTATTCTCCGCCAATTGGAAGCTGAAGGGGTTGAAAGTATTATTTTGATCCGCAGTATCCAAAAAGAGCTCAGTCAGTTGCTCAACATGCACCAAGATTTAACTCAAATGAGCATGAGTCAGCTATTTGAAAAGCACCGGGTATGGCAAAATAAGCGCCCTTTATATAACGCAGCTCTGACTCGCCTTTCCCAACAAAGAATCTACGCATTATTATCTCTGCTGACTCAAGCCGAAATTCAGGCCAAGACTCAGTATGAGCAATCAGTCTGGCCAACGATCCACCAATTAAGCCTAGAAAGCTGCTCACCTGAGATTAAGCTGGGCAGATAA
- the lptE gene encoding LPS assembly lipoprotein LptE translates to MRSFSLFQRFVILALAGLLSACGFHLRGDYDVPEQLHEISFSSYDQYSALTRNVLAQLKLNKVTLLPASSNIPKLHLTSSNMSERTLSLYPNSSAAEKELTYIVKYQVTLPGLGVQHFTTTVSRNYLDNPLAALAKSVEREVIEEEMRKQAAQQMMRQLGRIGADYEHGKLISDSQPAAQ, encoded by the coding sequence ATGCGCTCTTTCTCTTTGTTTCAACGCTTCGTAATCTTGGCATTAGCTGGACTGCTCTCTGCCTGTGGCTTTCACCTTCGAGGGGATTATGATGTCCCAGAACAGCTCCATGAAATCTCCTTTTCAAGCTATGACCAATACAGTGCCTTAACACGCAATGTACTTGCACAACTTAAACTCAACAAAGTCACGCTTCTTCCAGCCTCAAGCAACATACCAAAACTGCATTTAACGAGCTCTAATATGAGTGAACGTACATTATCTCTTTACCCTAACAGCAGCGCGGCAGAAAAAGAGCTGACTTATATAGTGAAATATCAAGTCACATTACCCGGCTTAGGCGTGCAACACTTTACCACCACGGTAAGCCGCAATTACCTTGATAACCCTCTTGCTGCACTTGCAAAATCCGTAGAGCGTGAAGTCATTGAAGAGGAAATGCGCAAACAAGCGGCCCAACAAATGATGCGTCAATTAGGTCGTATTGGTGCTGATTATGAGCATGGTAAACTGATTTCTGACTCTCAACCTGCTGCACAATAA
- the leuS gene encoding leucine--tRNA ligase, whose protein sequence is MQEQYNPQDIEQRVQKHWDDNKTFVVSEDPNKDKFYCLSMFPYPSGRLHMGHVRNYTIGDVVSRFQRLQGKNVMQPIGWDAFGLPAENAAVKNNTAPAPWTYENIEYMKNQLKLLGFGYDWSREFATCTPEYYRWEQEFFTKLYEKGLVYKKTSSVNWCPNDQTVLANEQVEDGCCWRCDTPVEQKEIPQWFIKITEYAQELLDDLDKLEGWPEMVKTMQRNWIGRSEGVELRFALKDSEVKGQQDLEVYTTRPDTLMGVTYVGIAAGHPLAAIAAENSPELAAFIEECKNTKVAEAELATMEKKGMATGLTAIHPLNGREVPIYVANFVLMDYGTGAVMAVPAHDQRDYEFATKYGLDIVPVIKPADGSELDVSEAAYTEKGVLFDSGEFDGLAFQEAFDAIAAKLEAEGKGTKTINFRLRDWGVSRQRYWGTPIPMVTTEDGEVHPVPADQLPVILPEDVVMDGVTSPIKADKEWAKTTFNGEPALRETDTFDTFMESSWYYARYCSPQADDILDPEKANYWLPVDQYIGGIEHACMHLLYSRFFHKLLRDAGYVTSDEPFKQLLCQGMVLADAFYFENEKGGKEWVAPTDVAVERDGKGRITSAKDNEGRDVKHSGMIKMSKSKNNGIDPQEMVDKYGADTVRLFMMFASPADMTLEWQESGVEGANRFLKRVWKLVNEHTAKGAVAISMKKPDAAILEDGSVFPNDLNSSQKALRRDVHKTIAKVTDDIARRQTFNTAIAAIMELMNKLAKAPQESAQDRAILDEALKAVVAMLYPITPHISYELWAALGEADIDNAVWPTFDEKALVEDEKTIVVQVNGKLRAKLTVAADASKEQVEELGLNDENVTKFTDGLTVRKVIYVPGKLLNIVAN, encoded by the coding sequence ATGCAAGAACAATACAATCCACAAGACATTGAACAAAGAGTTCAAAAGCACTGGGATGACAACAAGACCTTTGTTGTAAGTGAAGACCCAAATAAAGATAAATTCTACTGCCTATCGATGTTCCCATACCCAAGTGGTCGACTGCATATGGGTCACGTACGTAACTACACCATCGGTGACGTCGTATCTCGTTTCCAACGCCTGCAAGGCAAAAACGTCATGCAACCGATCGGCTGGGATGCGTTTGGCCTTCCAGCTGAAAATGCTGCGGTTAAAAACAATACCGCCCCTGCCCCTTGGACTTACGAAAACATCGAATACATGAAGAACCAACTTAAGCTTCTTGGCTTTGGTTACGATTGGAGCCGTGAATTCGCAACATGTACACCTGAGTACTACCGTTGGGAACAAGAGTTCTTCACTAAGCTTTACGAGAAAGGTCTGGTTTACAAGAAGACGTCTTCTGTTAACTGGTGTCCAAACGACCAAACTGTTCTTGCAAACGAGCAGGTTGAAGATGGCTGCTGCTGGCGTTGTGACACGCCTGTAGAGCAAAAAGAAATTCCTCAGTGGTTCATCAAGATCACAGAATACGCTCAAGAACTGCTTGACGATCTAGACAAGCTTGAAGGTTGGCCAGAAATGGTGAAAACCATGCAGCGCAACTGGATCGGTCGTTCTGAAGGTGTTGAACTGCGATTTGCCTTAAAAGACAGTGAAGTGAAAGGTCAACAAGACCTAGAAGTTTACACAACTCGTCCAGACACACTAATGGGTGTCACTTACGTTGGTATCGCAGCAGGTCACCCTCTCGCAGCTATCGCAGCCGAGAACAGCCCAGAACTTGCAGCATTCATCGAAGAGTGTAAGAACACCAAAGTAGCAGAAGCTGAGCTTGCGACAATGGAGAAGAAAGGTATGGCAACAGGCCTTACTGCAATTCACCCATTGAACGGCCGTGAAGTTCCTATTTACGTAGCAAACTTCGTGCTTATGGACTACGGTACAGGTGCGGTAATGGCGGTTCCTGCACACGACCAACGTGACTACGAGTTCGCAACGAAATATGGCCTAGACATTGTGCCTGTTATTAAACCTGCTGACGGTAGCGAACTTGACGTATCAGAAGCGGCATACACAGAGAAAGGTGTGCTGTTCGACTCTGGTGAGTTCGATGGTCTTGCTTTCCAAGAAGCATTCGACGCAATTGCTGCGAAGCTAGAAGCTGAAGGAAAAGGCACTAAGACAATTAACTTCCGTCTACGTGACTGGGGTGTATCTCGTCAACGTTACTGGGGCACACCAATCCCAATGGTGACCACTGAAGACGGTGAAGTTCACCCAGTGCCCGCTGACCAACTGCCTGTTATTCTTCCAGAAGACGTGGTCATGGATGGCGTGACGAGCCCAATCAAAGCAGACAAAGAATGGGCGAAGACCACTTTCAACGGTGAACCAGCTCTACGTGAGACGGATACATTCGATACGTTCATGGAATCTTCTTGGTACTACGCGCGTTACTGCTCACCACAAGCTGACGACATCTTAGATCCAGAAAAAGCAAACTACTGGCTACCAGTAGACCAGTACATCGGTGGTATCGAGCACGCTTGTATGCACCTACTGTACTCTCGCTTCTTCCACAAACTGCTCCGTGATGCAGGCTACGTCACGTCTGACGAACCGTTCAAGCAACTACTGTGTCAAGGTATGGTACTAGCGGACGCGTTCTACTTCGAGAACGAAAAAGGCGGTAAAGAGTGGGTTGCACCAACAGACGTTGCTGTTGAGCGTGATGGCAAAGGCCGCATCACTTCGGCGAAAGACAACGAAGGTCGTGACGTTAAGCACTCAGGCATGATCAAAATGTCTAAGTCGAAAAACAACGGTATTGACCCTCAAGAGATGGTCGACAAATACGGCGCAGACACAGTACGTCTCTTCATGATGTTCGCGTCTCCTGCAGACATGACATTGGAATGGCAAGAGTCTGGCGTAGAAGGGGCTAACCGCTTCCTAAAACGTGTTTGGAAACTCGTGAACGAGCACACAGCGAAAGGTGCTGTGGCAATATCCATGAAGAAACCTGATGCCGCTATTTTAGAAGATGGCTCTGTATTCCCTAATGACCTTAATTCTTCTCAAAAAGCTCTGCGTCGTGATGTTCACAAAACGATCGCAAAAGTGACTGACGATATCGCTCGTCGCCAAACCTTCAACACCGCAATCGCAGCGATCATGGAACTGATGAACAAGCTAGCGAAAGCACCTCAAGAATCGGCACAAGATCGCGCTATTCTTGATGAAGCATTAAAAGCTGTCGTTGCTATGCTTTACCCAATCACTCCGCACATCTCATACGAGCTATGGGCTGCGCTAGGTGAGGCAGACATCGATAACGCCGTATGGCCAACGTTTGACGAAAAAGCGCTGGTTGAAGACGAGAAGACTATCGTTGTTCAAGTAAACGGTAAACTACGTGCGAAGCTAACGGTTGCAGCAGACGCAAGCAAAGAACAAGTTGAAGAGCTTGGTCTAAACGATGAAAACGTTACTAAATTCACAGATGGCCTAACTGTCCGTAAAGTCATTTACGTACCAGGTAAACTGCTGAACATCGTAGCGAACTAA
- a CDS encoding zinc ribbon-containing protein — translation MPKRKTDYEEVLENVIETLKHSPEEVNKVFETSGKVVEAANDMTKDELALISAYVKADLKEFADSYEESKKGSFYHTITNSIWHGLLEITDRTQVEWVEFFDDLKHQGLYEAGEVIGLGVLICDKCGHKTTYNHPTVIIPCIKCNHTSFSRQALQP, via the coding sequence ATGCCAAAACGTAAAACCGATTATGAGGAAGTCTTGGAGAATGTCATTGAAACTTTGAAGCACAGCCCTGAAGAAGTGAACAAAGTTTTTGAGACATCAGGCAAGGTGGTCGAAGCTGCAAATGATATGACTAAAGATGAACTTGCACTCATTTCAGCCTATGTAAAAGCCGATTTAAAAGAATTTGCTGATAGCTATGAAGAGAGCAAAAAGGGCTCTTTCTACCATACGATTACCAACTCGATATGGCACGGTTTGCTCGAAATTACCGATAGAACTCAGGTTGAATGGGTAGAATTTTTTGATGATCTCAAACATCAGGGGTTGTATGAGGCGGGCGAAGTGATTGGCCTTGGTGTGTTAATTTGTGATAAATGCGGCCATAAAACCACCTACAACCATCCTACGGTTATTATTCCTTGCATCAAGTGCAACCACACCAGCTTTAGCCGCCAGGCACTCCAACCTTAA